A stretch of Caenibius tardaugens NBRC 16725 DNA encodes these proteins:
- a CDS encoding LON peptidase substrate-binding domain-containing protein, translating to MSATRLSIFPLSGVILYPGLRLPLHIFEPRYRAMVSDALIRDRRIAMIQPQAAAEGAPLFSVGCVGRIGDVETMEDGRFNIVLEGEHRFRVLRELDVNTPFRQVEAELIDDPEEEALSSVERAGFEQAARDFADLQGYSVDWDSVSRLDDVSLINGVSQIAPFDAAAKQALLEASDLSDRCELLVQLMQFFGRHPGDDDHVTLQ from the coding sequence GTGTCGGCAACGCGTCTCTCGATCTTTCCGCTGTCGGGCGTGATCCTTTATCCGGGTCTGCGCCTGCCACTGCATATCTTCGAACCCCGTTACCGCGCGATGGTGAGCGATGCCCTGATCCGCGATCGCCGGATTGCCATGATCCAGCCACAGGCGGCCGCGGAAGGGGCGCCGCTCTTTTCCGTCGGCTGCGTCGGGCGGATCGGCGATGTCGAAACGATGGAGGACGGGCGTTTCAACATCGTGCTGGAAGGCGAACATCGCTTCCGCGTGCTGCGCGAACTCGATGTAAACACGCCGTTCCGGCAAGTGGAAGCCGAACTGATCGACGATCCGGAAGAAGAAGCGCTCAGTTCGGTCGAACGCGCGGGGTTCGAACAGGCCGCGCGCGATTTCGCCGATCTGCAAGGTTACAGCGTGGATTGGGATTCGGTCAGCCGACTGGATGATGTCTCGCTGATCAACGGCGTATCGCAGATCGCGCCATTCGATGCAGCGGCCAAGCAGGCCTTGCTGGAAGCGTCAGACCTGTCGGATCGCTGCGAACTGCTGGTCCAGCTCATGCAATTTTTCGGCCGCCATCCGGGCGACGACGATCACGTGACGTTACAGTAA
- a CDS encoding MarC family protein — protein MLELFASAFITLFVVIDPPGCAPIFAGLTRDASPHRQRRMAIRATVIASAILLLFALFGEPLLSSLHIELDAFRIAGGIMLFVIALEMVFERRTQRREERAERVRAAHDIDHEIDDVAIFPMAMPMLAGPGAIASVMLFMAQAQGLAASLAVLGALLAVMLVTLVALMAAAPLMRLFGSEVESVITRLLGVLLAALAVQFVIDGVRGSFGL, from the coding sequence GTGCTGGAACTGTTCGCCTCGGCCTTCATCACGCTGTTCGTCGTGATCGATCCGCCGGGGTGCGCACCAATCTTTGCCGGGCTGACCCGGGATGCCAGCCCGCACCGGCAACGCCGCATGGCGATTCGCGCCACGGTGATCGCTTCGGCGATCCTGTTGCTGTTCGCGCTGTTTGGCGAACCGTTGCTGTCCTCGCTGCATATCGAACTCGACGCCTTCCGGATCGCGGGCGGCATCATGCTGTTCGTGATCGCGCTGGAAATGGTGTTCGAACGGCGGACACAGCGGCGGGAAGAACGGGCGGAACGGGTGCGCGCCGCGCATGACATCGATCACGAGATTGACGATGTGGCGATTTTCCCGATGGCCATGCCCATGCTGGCAGGGCCGGGGGCGATTGCTTCGGTCATGCTGTTCATGGCGCAGGCGCAGGGGCTGGCGGCATCGCTGGCGGTGCTGGGCGCCCTGCTGGCGGTGATGCTGGTCACGCTTGTGGCCCTGATGGCAGCGGCGCCACTGATGCGGCTGTTCGGCAGCGAGGTGGAATCGGTGATCACGCGCCTTTTGGGCGTGTTGCTGGCCGCGCTGGCCGTGCAATTCGTGATTGACGGCGTGCGCGGCAGCTTTGGCCTGTAA
- the guaA gene encoding glutamine-hydrolyzing GMP synthase — MDAAHLPDSILIVDFGSQVTQLIARRVREAGVYSEIAPFGSAEAAFQRMQPKGIILSGGPASVTEESGPRIPQAILDSGLPMLGICYGQQALMQQLGGEVQAGDAGEFGRAFIAIEDTCVLFNGLWHKEESHQVWMSHGDKVTRLAPGFRPVASSPGAPFAVVADDERRIYAMQFHPEVVHTPDGSKLLKNFVRHVCGLSGDWTMAEFRKTKIEEIRAQVGDGKVICGLSGGVDSAVAALLIHEAIGDQLTCVFVDGGILRMGEAEQVVSLFRGHYNIPLVHVDAATLFLNGLAGVTDPEAKRKFIGKTFIDVFEAEAKKIGGADFLAQGTLYPDVIESVSFTGGPSVTIKSHHNVGGLPERMNMKLVEPLRELFKDEVRVLGRELGLPEIFVGRHPFPGPGLAIRIPGEVTKERCDILRKADAIYLEEIRNAGLYDAIWQAFAVLLPVKTVGVMGDHRTYDSVCALRAVTSTDGMTADIYPFDAAFLSRVATRIINEVKGINRVVYDFTSKPPGTIEWE, encoded by the coding sequence ATGGACGCAGCACACCTCCCCGATTCCATCCTGATTGTCGATTTCGGCAGCCAGGTGACCCAGCTCATCGCCCGTCGCGTACGCGAAGCGGGCGTCTATTCCGAAATCGCCCCGTTCGGCAGCGCCGAGGCGGCGTTCCAGCGGATGCAGCCCAAGGGCATCATCCTGTCGGGCGGCCCGGCTTCGGTGACGGAAGAAAGCGGCCCGCGCATCCCGCAGGCCATTCTCGACAGCGGGTTGCCGATGCTGGGCATCTGTTACGGCCAACAGGCGCTGATGCAGCAACTGGGCGGCGAAGTGCAGGCGGGCGATGCCGGTGAATTCGGTCGTGCCTTCATCGCCATCGAAGACACCTGCGTGCTGTTCAACGGGCTGTGGCACAAGGAAGAAAGCCATCAGGTATGGATGAGCCATGGCGACAAGGTGACCCGCCTTGCCCCCGGCTTCCGCCCTGTGGCCTCCAGCCCCGGCGCCCCGTTTGCCGTGGTCGCGGATGATGAACGCCGCATCTATGCGATGCAGTTCCACCCCGAAGTGGTGCACACGCCCGATGGCAGCAAGCTGCTGAAAAACTTCGTGCGCCACGTCTGCGGCCTTTCCGGCGACTGGACGATGGCCGAATTCCGCAAGACCAAGATCGAGGAAATCCGCGCGCAGGTGGGTGATGGCAAGGTCATCTGCGGGCTGTCGGGCGGGGTCGATTCCGCTGTGGCGGCCCTGCTGATCCACGAGGCGATCGGCGATCAGCTGACCTGCGTCTTCGTCGATGGCGGCATTCTGCGCATGGGCGAGGCCGAACAGGTCGTCAGCCTGTTCCGCGGCCATTACAATATCCCGCTGGTCCACGTGGATGCGGCCACGCTGTTCCTGAACGGTCTGGCGGGCGTCACCGACCCCGAGGCGAAGCGCAAGTTCATCGGCAAGACCTTCATCGACGTGTTCGAGGCAGAGGCCAAGAAGATCGGCGGCGCCGATTTCCTCGCGCAGGGCACGCTCTATCCCGATGTGATCGAATCCGTGTCGTTCACCGGTGGGCCTTCGGTCACGATCAAGAGCCACCACAACGTGGGCGGGCTGCCCGAACGCATGAACATGAAGCTGGTCGAACCGCTGCGCGAACTGTTCAAGGATGAAGTCCGCGTGCTGGGCCGTGAATTGGGCCTGCCCGAAATCTTCGTTGGCCGTCATCCGTTCCCCGGCCCGGGCCTTGCCATCCGCATCCCCGGCGAAGTGACCAAGGAACGCTGCGACATCCTGCGCAAGGCGGACGCGATCTATCTCGAAGAAATCCGCAATGCGGGCCTTTACGATGCGATCTGGCAAGCCTTTGCCGTGCTGCTGCCGGTGAAGACCGTGGGCGTGATGGGCGATCACCGCACGTATGACAGCGTTTGCGCCCTGCGCGCCGTCACCAGCACCGATGGCATGACGGCGGATATCTATCCCTTCGATGCCGCCTTCCTCAGCCGGGTGGCCACCCGCATCATCAACGAGGTGAAGGGCATCAACCGCGTGGTTTACGACTTCACGTCGAAGCCGCCGGGCACGATCGAGTGGGAATGA
- a CDS encoding tetratricopeptide repeat protein, which produces MGLNLDEQKAVDRFRKEVAEPSMTKLVILDFWAEWCGPCKALAPVLEKVAAEYADRGVILAKLNVDEEQFIAAQFQVRSIPTVYALFQGQPVADLTNARSESQLRQVLDQLLEKLPVQAGDGDAQTQDVSQFVAMGEAALAEGDGQRAASIFGQVVEIAPDSVAAHAGLIRALVAAGDVAQAQAVVAALPAEIADDPALAQARTALALAEDAPDDSELTDLRNKASAAPADREAQFALASAAFAAGQRDEAADALLGIIRAEPEWNEQAAKAKLLQIFEAVGLEDPWVAATRRKLSLILFG; this is translated from the coding sequence ATGGGTCTCAATCTCGACGAACAGAAAGCCGTCGACCGGTTCCGCAAGGAAGTCGCCGAACCTTCGATGACGAAGCTCGTCATTCTGGACTTTTGGGCCGAGTGGTGCGGGCCATGCAAGGCGCTGGCCCCCGTTCTGGAGAAAGTCGCCGCCGAATATGCCGACCGGGGCGTCATTCTGGCGAAGCTCAATGTCGATGAAGAACAGTTCATTGCCGCGCAGTTTCAAGTGCGCTCGATCCCCACGGTCTATGCCCTGTTCCAGGGGCAACCCGTGGCCGATCTCACCAATGCGCGCAGCGAATCGCAATTGCGCCAGGTGCTCGACCAGTTGCTCGAGAAGCTGCCGGTACAGGCCGGTGACGGTGACGCGCAGACGCAGGACGTATCGCAGTTCGTGGCGATGGGCGAAGCGGCCCTTGCCGAGGGCGACGGGCAACGCGCCGCATCGATCTTCGGCCAGGTGGTGGAAATCGCACCCGATAGCGTGGCCGCCCATGCCGGGCTGATTCGCGCCCTCGTGGCCGCCGGCGATGTGGCGCAGGCACAGGCCGTCGTCGCCGCACTGCCCGCAGAGATCGCTGACGATCCCGCACTGGCGCAAGCCCGCACCGCACTGGCGCTGGCGGAAGACGCCCCCGATGACAGCGAATTGACGGATCTGCGCAACAAGGCATCCGCCGCGCCCGCCGACAGGGAGGCCCAGTTCGCCCTCGCCAGCGCCGCCTTTGCCGCGGGGCAGCGCGACGAAGCAGCCGATGCCCTGCTGGGCATTATCCGCGCAGAACCGGAATGGAACGAGCAGGCCGCCAAGGCCAAGCTGCTGCAGATTTTCGAGGCGGTCGGCCTGGAAGACCCGTGGGTTGCCGCCACACGCCGCAAACTCTCGCTGATTCTGTTTGGATAA
- a CDS encoding DUF6088 family protein: MKRVRASGRGSVFTPSDFLTVAARPSVDQALSRLVKGGQLRRLARGLYDFPKLHPKLGALSPAPDDVAHALARETGSQMQIAGARAANALGLSTQVPAQSTYLTDGPSRRVVLGKRVVDLRHASPKHLIAPGSPAGTVVQALRHVGPVRAADVAQVAARRLSANDKKTLASTALQAPAWMRPTLVSIANAAVADIDG, from the coding sequence ATGAAGCGCGTCCGCGCCAGCGGACGCGGCAGCGTCTTCACGCCCAGCGACTTCCTGACCGTTGCCGCCCGCCCGTCTGTTGACCAGGCCCTCTCCCGTCTGGTGAAGGGCGGACAGCTCCGCCGACTTGCGCGAGGGCTCTACGACTTTCCGAAGCTGCACCCGAAGCTCGGGGCGCTGTCGCCCGCACCGGACGATGTCGCCCACGCCCTTGCCCGGGAGACCGGCTCGCAGATGCAGATCGCCGGCGCGCGGGCAGCGAACGCGCTCGGCCTTTCGACGCAAGTCCCGGCACAAAGCACTTATCTGACCGATGGCCCGTCGCGGCGCGTCGTGCTGGGAAAGCGCGTCGTGGATCTTCGCCACGCCTCGCCCAAGCATCTGATCGCACCGGGCAGCCCCGCCGGGACGGTGGTTCAAGCGCTTCGCCATGTCGGCCCCGTTCGGGCGGCTGACGTCGCGCAGGTCGCGGCGCGCCGGCTTTCGGCCAACGACAAGAAGACGCTGGCCTCAACCGCCCTTCAAGCGCCTGCCTGGATGCGGCCCACGCTCGTCTCGATCGCCAACGCAGCGGTGGCCGATATCGATGGATGA
- a CDS encoding tyrosine-type recombinase/integrase, whose product MLTDAAIKALKPKDKIYKVTDRDGMYVRVAPSGALSFRLDYRLNGRRETVYLGKYGRDGVSLARARELCLDAKRAINEGRSPAIEKQRAKRRIKEAKSFGEFGEKWLVNAPMADSTRAMRRSIFERELLPVWRNRLLTEITPDDLRAQCGKIVDRGAPATAIHVRDILKQVYGFAILHGEKVANPADDVGPASIATFAPKDRALSPAEIRVLLKELEKVATLPTIRLGMRLFLLTMVRKSELQDAVWDEVDFENAVWTIPKERMKRSKAHNVYLCRQALDIMIALKTCAGNSRYLLPSRYDADAPMSRATFNRVTYSVVDQAKQDGLPLEPFTVHDLRRTGSTLLNELGFNRDWIEKCLAHEDGRSSRGVYNKAEYEVQRRHMMQEWADIVDAWIDGRKHVPTLLPPSMPLVELDPAL is encoded by the coding sequence ATGCTGACGGATGCAGCAATTAAGGCTCTGAAGCCTAAGGATAAAATTTACAAGGTGACTGATCGCGACGGCATGTACGTGCGCGTTGCGCCATCGGGCGCGCTTTCTTTTCGACTGGACTATCGGCTCAATGGACGCCGCGAGACGGTCTATCTCGGCAAGTACGGGCGAGACGGGGTATCGCTGGCGCGAGCCCGAGAGCTGTGTCTGGACGCGAAGCGGGCAATTAACGAGGGCCGGTCGCCGGCCATTGAAAAGCAGCGTGCGAAACGTCGTATCAAGGAAGCGAAAAGCTTTGGCGAGTTCGGCGAAAAATGGCTGGTGAACGCGCCGATGGCCGACAGCACTCGAGCGATGCGTCGCTCGATTTTCGAGCGAGAGCTATTGCCAGTCTGGCGCAACCGATTGCTCACCGAGATTACGCCAGACGATCTGCGCGCTCAGTGCGGCAAGATTGTCGATCGCGGCGCGCCGGCGACGGCGATCCACGTCCGGGACATCCTCAAGCAAGTCTACGGCTTCGCGATCTTGCATGGCGAGAAGGTCGCCAACCCAGCGGACGACGTCGGACCGGCATCGATCGCCACGTTTGCGCCTAAGGATCGGGCTCTGTCGCCTGCCGAAATCCGAGTGTTGCTGAAGGAACTCGAAAAGGTCGCCACGCTGCCGACGATCCGCCTGGGGATGAGGCTCTTCCTGTTGACGATGGTGCGCAAGAGCGAGTTGCAAGACGCGGTATGGGACGAAGTCGATTTTGAAAACGCGGTTTGGACGATTCCAAAAGAGCGGATGAAGCGGTCAAAGGCGCACAACGTCTATCTATGCCGCCAAGCGCTGGATATCATGATCGCTCTCAAGACCTGCGCGGGTAACTCCCGGTATCTGCTGCCATCCCGCTATGATGCCGATGCTCCAATGTCTCGAGCGACCTTCAACCGGGTGACCTACTCGGTAGTGGACCAGGCTAAACAAGATGGCCTGCCGCTCGAGCCATTTACGGTCCATGACCTGCGGCGAACGGGCTCGACGCTGCTGAATGAACTAGGCTTCAATCGGGATTGGATTGAGAAGTGCCTTGCTCACGAAGACGGCAGATCATCGCGTGGCGTTTACAACAAGGCAGAGTACGAGGTTCAGCGTCGCCACATGATGCAGGAGTGGGCAGACATCGTCGATGCGTGGATCGATGGACGGAAACACGTGCCCACTCTGCTACCGCCGTCTATGCCCTTGGTCGAGCTTGATCCCGCCCTTTAA
- a CDS encoding YggT family protein, with amino-acid sequence MILLTIAQILDLLISVVVTLVIVQFVLSLLIAFNVVNMSNQFVAAIWTALNALLQPLLSPIRKIMPNTGSIDFSPLVLIIGLQVLQIIVWNLARTV; translated from the coding sequence GTGATTCTCCTCACCATAGCCCAAATTCTCGACCTGCTGATTTCGGTCGTCGTGACGCTGGTGATTGTCCAGTTCGTCCTCAGTCTGCTGATTGCCTTCAATGTCGTGAACATGAGCAACCAGTTCGTGGCGGCCATCTGGACCGCGCTGAATGCCCTGCTCCAGCCTTTGCTGTCGCCGATCCGCAAGATCATGCCCAATACCGGATCGATCGACTTTTCGCCGCTGGTGCTGATTATCGGTCTGCAAGTGCTGCAGATCATCGTTTGGAACCTTGCGAGGACTGTGTGA
- the folD gene encoding bifunctional methylenetetrahydrofolate dehydrogenase/methenyltetrahydrofolate cyclohydrolase FolD — MSAELIDGKAFAEGLREKVGALAATFAAKAGRKAGLAVVLVGEDPASQVYVRSKGKQTVACGMASFEHKLPATASEADLLGLIEQLNADRSVDGILVQLPLPDHLDEQKVIATIAPDKDVDGFHIINAGRLAVGQEGFVPCTPLGCLMLLKDRLGDLSGLDAVVIGRSNIVGKPMAQLLLQESCTVTVAHSRTKDLPGVVRRADIVVAAVGRPEMVKADWIKLGATVIDVGINRLPPEPGADKGRLVGDVDFAGVRDVAGAITPVPGGVGPMTIAVLLRNTLVAAHRNEGVALAAGAL, encoded by the coding sequence GTGAGCGCAGAATTGATTGACGGCAAAGCCTTTGCCGAAGGCCTGAGGGAAAAAGTCGGCGCGTTGGCCGCCACATTCGCAGCGAAGGCGGGGCGCAAGGCCGGTCTGGCTGTCGTGCTGGTCGGCGAAGATCCTGCCAGCCAGGTCTATGTCCGGTCCAAGGGCAAGCAGACCGTGGCCTGCGGAATGGCCAGCTTCGAACACAAATTGCCCGCCACCGCTTCCGAAGCGGACCTGCTGGGGCTGATCGAACAGCTCAATGCCGATCGCAGCGTCGATGGCATTCTGGTGCAACTGCCGCTGCCCGACCATCTGGACGAGCAGAAGGTCATCGCCACGATTGCGCCCGACAAGGATGTGGACGGGTTCCATATCATCAATGCCGGGCGTCTGGCCGTGGGGCAGGAAGGGTTTGTCCCCTGCACGCCGCTGGGTTGCCTGATGCTGCTGAAAGACCGGCTGGGCGATCTGTCGGGCCTCGATGCGGTGGTGATCGGCCGTTCCAACATTGTCGGCAAGCCGATGGCGCAACTCCTGCTGCAGGAAAGCTGCACGGTGACCGTGGCGCATAGCCGGACGAAAGACCTGCCCGGCGTGGTGCGCCGCGCGGATATCGTGGTGGCGGCGGTGGGCCGGCCGGAAATGGTCAAGGCCGACTGGATCAAGCTCGGTGCGACCGTGATCGACGTGGGCATCAACCGCTTGCCGCCGGAACCGGGTGCGGACAAGGGCCGGCTGGTCGGCGATGTCGATTTCGCCGGGGTGCGCGACGTGGCGGGGGCCATCACCCCCGTACCGGGCGGGGTCGGCCCCATGACGATCGCCGTGCTCCTTCGCAACACGCTTGTCGCCGCCCATCGCAACGAAGGGGTTGCGCTGGCGGCCGGGGCGTTATGA
- a CDS encoding DUF2235 domain-containing protein codes for MSRNLILLLDGTSNEVKDNITNVVKLYRCAERSNNQRVFYHPGIGTVPLITDWSPAAQSAIAAFGLGTGWGLDANILAAYCYLIDTYQPGDRIFLFGFSRGAYTARAVAGLIHLLGLLEPDQRNLVDYALKAYKRAHREDSLEVAWQFRRVIGGRPVSIHFLGVWDTVASVFVRPGLLRLPTQSFLPYTKSNPSVRIFRQAAAIDERRRMFRLYNWAREQSFKPNPFAEAEGAQDQQTVWFAGDHSDVGGGWAEAESQIAKFPLVWMSREAQKHGFQLNETMFRHLAEGAPLPGGKRMYVAPDANGPIHNSMTAAWWPLEFLPKNRKWKRFPEKSTSGGYYLPRAEPRKITEGALLHHSVIERMATGYKPINLPADFTLVSPDPEPTCNQESDQ; via the coding sequence ATGTCACGCAATCTGATCCTGTTGCTCGATGGCACCAGTAATGAGGTCAAGGACAACATCACCAATGTTGTGAAGCTTTATCGCTGTGCCGAGCGCAGTAACAACCAGCGTGTCTTCTACCATCCAGGCATTGGCACCGTGCCTCTCATCACCGACTGGAGTCCCGCCGCACAAAGCGCGATTGCGGCCTTCGGGTTAGGCACCGGCTGGGGGCTCGATGCAAACATTCTCGCTGCCTATTGCTATCTGATCGACACCTATCAGCCGGGTGACCGGATCTTTCTGTTCGGCTTCAGCCGGGGTGCTTACACGGCGCGAGCGGTTGCTGGTTTGATCCACCTCCTGGGTCTGCTCGAACCCGACCAGCGCAACCTCGTCGACTATGCGCTCAAGGCCTATAAGCGAGCCCATCGCGAGGACAGTCTCGAGGTTGCCTGGCAGTTTCGGCGGGTGATTGGTGGGCGCCCGGTGTCAATTCATTTCTTGGGGGTTTGGGATACCGTCGCATCGGTGTTCGTCCGTCCCGGGTTGTTGCGGCTGCCCACCCAGTCCTTCCTGCCTTACACCAAATCCAATCCTAGCGTCCGCATCTTCCGCCAAGCGGCGGCGATCGATGAGAGGCGGCGCATGTTCCGCCTTTACAACTGGGCGCGTGAACAGTCGTTCAAACCTAATCCGTTCGCAGAGGCTGAAGGCGCACAGGACCAGCAGACCGTGTGGTTTGCTGGCGACCATTCCGATGTAGGTGGTGGTTGGGCGGAAGCTGAAAGCCAAATCGCAAAATTCCCGCTGGTCTGGATGAGTCGCGAAGCACAAAAACATGGGTTCCAGCTCAACGAAACCATGTTTCGCCATCTTGCCGAGGGGGCCCCGCTGCCGGGCGGGAAGCGCATGTATGTCGCACCTGACGCAAATGGCCCCATTCACAATTCAATGACCGCCGCATGGTGGCCACTCGAGTTTCTCCCGAAGAACCGCAAATGGAAGCGCTTTCCAGAGAAGAGCACTAGTGGTGGCTATTATCTTCCGCGCGCGGAACCGCGCAAGATCACCGAAGGCGCGCTACTACATCATTCGGTCATTGAGCGGATGGCCACGGGCTACAAACCGATCAATCTTCCCGCTGACTTCACGCTGGTCAGTCCTGATCCCGAGCCAACATGCAACCAGGAAAGCGATCAATGA
- a CDS encoding nucleotidyl transferase AbiEii/AbiGii toxin family protein, with translation MDDVARLPTDDRAALFGETGAGRGVADTIIEKDFWVCWSLKRLFDLPKGTMATLVFKGGTSLSKAFNAIRRFSEDIDLSFDRAELGYTGERDPEKEGISRKQAARLIDDLVSDVERHIAEKLLPALRAAIVEQLGEPTNGEWSLEVDAGDAQTVNFHYPTALPAAEYEGMAYITPRVKFELGARGDPWPTEEKVIRPYAADDYPDFFTDPDTSVTVLSARRTFWEKATALHAEAHLRAVSYGTSQKSKLG, from the coding sequence ATGGATGATGTCGCCCGCCTTCCCACCGACGATCGCGCAGCTCTCTTCGGGGAGACCGGCGCCGGCCGGGGCGTCGCCGACACGATCATCGAAAAGGACTTCTGGGTCTGTTGGAGCCTGAAGCGCCTGTTCGATCTGCCGAAGGGCACCATGGCGACCCTCGTCTTCAAGGGCGGCACGTCGCTCTCCAAGGCGTTCAACGCCATTCGCCGGTTCTCCGAGGACATCGACCTGTCGTTCGACCGTGCCGAACTCGGATACACCGGCGAGCGCGACCCCGAGAAGGAGGGGATCAGCAGGAAGCAGGCGGCCCGGCTGATCGACGACCTGGTCAGCGACGTCGAGCGGCACATCGCCGAGAAACTTCTCCCGGCGCTCCGCGCCGCGATCGTCGAACAACTTGGCGAGCCCACCAACGGCGAGTGGTCGCTAGAGGTGGACGCTGGCGACGCTCAAACCGTCAACTTTCACTATCCCACCGCGCTGCCTGCCGCCGAATACGAAGGCATGGCCTACATCACCCCACGGGTAAAATTCGAGCTCGGCGCGCGCGGCGATCCCTGGCCGACCGAGGAAAAAGTCATCCGCCCCTACGCGGCCGACGACTATCCGGACTTCTTCACCGATCCCGACACCAGCGTGACTGTGCTGTCAGCGCGGCGGACCTTCTGGGAGAAGGCGACTGCGCTACATGCGGAGGCGCATCTCCGCGCTGTATCGTATGGGACCTCGCAGAAGTCGAAACTTGGCTGA
- the argB gene encoding acetylglutamate kinase yields the protein MSAVDTKAMLAKAEVLIEALPYMRRYAGSTFVVKYGGHAMGDPEAARDFAEDIVLLKAVGINPVVVHGGGPQIGAMLKKLGVESTFVDGLRVTDKATAEVAEMVLSGRINKELVTWIANAGGKALGISGKDGGLVTATKVARTTKDPDSNIEQAVDLGFVGEPSRVDTTILETASGAGMIPVVAPIGAGEDGHTYNINADTMAGAIAAALGASRLFLLTDVPGVLDKEKVLLTDLRPSDVKRLKDDGTITGGMIPKLETCVHAVEAGCEAAVILDGRVPHAMLLEIFTSKGAGTLIRA from the coding sequence ATGAGTGCGGTGGACACCAAGGCAATGCTGGCGAAAGCCGAAGTGCTGATCGAGGCGCTGCCTTACATGCGACGCTATGCCGGCAGCACGTTCGTGGTGAAGTACGGTGGCCATGCCATGGGCGATCCCGAAGCCGCGCGCGATTTTGCCGAAGATATCGTGCTGCTCAAGGCGGTGGGTATCAACCCGGTGGTGGTGCATGGCGGCGGTCCGCAGATCGGCGCGATGCTGAAGAAGCTGGGTGTCGAATCCACTTTCGTCGATGGCCTGCGCGTCACCGACAAGGCCACCGCCGAAGTCGCGGAAATGGTCCTGTCGGGCCGGATCAACAAGGAACTGGTCACCTGGATCGCCAATGCCGGGGGCAAGGCGCTGGGCATTTCGGGCAAGGATGGCGGGCTGGTTACCGCGACCAAGGTCGCCCGGACGACCAAGGACCCGGACAGCAATATCGAACAGGCGGTTGATCTGGGCTTCGTCGGTGAACCGAGCCGGGTGGATACTACGATCCTCGAAACGGCGAGCGGTGCGGGCATGATTCCGGTGGTTGCCCCGATCGGCGCCGGGGAAGATGGCCATACCTACAATATCAACGCCGATACCATGGCCGGGGCGATCGCTGCCGCACTGGGGGCATCGCGGCTGTTCCTGCTGACCGATGTTCCCGGTGTGCTCGACAAGGAGAAGGTCCTCCTCACCGATTTGCGCCCGTCGGATGTCAAACGGCTGAAGGATGACGGCACGATCACCGGCGGGATGATTCCCAAGCTGGAAACCTGCGTCCACGCGGTGGAGGCCGGATGCGAGGCGGCGGTTATTCTCGATGGCCGGGTCCCGCATGCCATGCTGCTCGAAATCTTTACGTCCAAGGGTGCGGGCACGCTGATCCGCGCCTGA